A window from Chitinophaga filiformis encodes these proteins:
- a CDS encoding SDR family NAD(P)-dependent oxidoreductase encodes MRLKDKVAVVTGGNSGIGLGIAEALRNEGAKGTITGRNQKTIDTSVQSLGGNFVGIKGDVTKMDDLENIFKTTFEKFGKIDTVVVNAGGVVDGAKMGTVLETGEENYDQYMALNLKSTYFTVQKALPYMNDGGSIVLIGSIAGHRVAPGMAVYAAAKAAVISLAKGLSLDLLSRKIRVNVISPGTIDTPVFDKFVPEEQVDQVKQLWVNLIPTGRIGQPSDIGHAAVFLASDESSFILGTEILVDGGATNISLMK; translated from the coding sequence ATGAGACTAAAAGACAAAGTAGCCGTGGTAACCGGCGGTAACAGCGGAATCGGTCTGGGTATTGCCGAGGCTTTAAGGAACGAAGGCGCAAAGGGAACTATCACAGGCAGGAATCAGAAGACAATTGACACTTCCGTGCAAAGCCTGGGCGGGAATTTCGTCGGAATAAAAGGGGATGTGACCAAAATGGATGATCTCGAAAATATCTTCAAAACGACATTCGAAAAGTTTGGCAAGATAGATACCGTCGTGGTGAATGCCGGAGGGGTTGTTGATGGCGCTAAAATGGGAACGGTGCTTGAGACAGGAGAGGAAAACTATGATCAGTACATGGCCCTGAACCTGAAAAGCACCTATTTTACAGTGCAGAAAGCACTCCCATATATGAACGATGGCGGCTCAATTGTACTTATCGGTTCCATTGCCGGACATCGTGTAGCTCCGGGAATGGCCGTGTATGCTGCAGCTAAGGCTGCTGTGATATCGCTCGCTAAGGGACTTTCCCTGGATTTATTGTCCAGAAAGATCAGGGTGAACGTAATCTCGCCCGGGACGATCGATACTCCGGTATTTGACAAGTTTGTGCCCGAAGAGCAGGTTGACCAGGTCAAACAACTTTGGGTGAATTTAATCCCGACCGGAAGAATTGGTCAACCGTCTGATATAGGACATGCCGCCGTATTCCTGGCGTCTGATGAATCGTCATTCATTCTGGGAACGGAGATCCTTGTAGACGGTGGTGCGACAAATATCAGCCTGATGAAATAG
- a CDS encoding Crp/Fnr family transcriptional regulator, with protein MHSFVESCEIMFESLAVYLREGAGLRDEELDLVRQVSIERKLRKRQYLLQEGDVSIYNCFVVKGCLRLYRIGKDGAEHILNFAVENWWISDCESFSTGLPAQGTIDALEDSEVILIKKDDYEALIRKIPKFQLFKERQDAKKFNATQRRILSNISETAEERYVNFVKLYPELYSRVPLHMVASFLGVTRETLSRVRQQYAKS; from the coding sequence TTGCATAGTTTTGTTGAAAGCTGTGAAATTATGTTTGAGTCATTAGCCGTTTATTTGAGAGAAGGGGCGGGGCTGCGTGATGAAGAACTGGACCTTGTAAGGCAAGTCTCAATTGAAAGAAAACTACGCAAGCGTCAATACCTGCTCCAGGAGGGAGATGTTTCTATTTACAATTGTTTTGTTGTCAAAGGATGCCTTCGCCTGTATCGTATTGGTAAGGACGGCGCGGAGCATATCTTAAACTTCGCGGTTGAAAATTGGTGGATCAGTGATTGCGAGAGCTTCAGTACAGGCCTTCCTGCGCAAGGCACTATCGATGCGCTGGAAGACAGCGAAGTAATACTGATAAAAAAAGATGATTATGAAGCCTTAATACGAAAAATTCCAAAGTTTCAGCTGTTTAAGGAAAGACAGGATGCCAAAAAATTTAACGCCACTCAAAGGCGAATACTCAGCAATATCAGCGAAACTGCTGAAGAGCGATATGTAAATTTTGTGAAGTTGTATCCTGAGTTATACAGCAGGGTGCCATTGCACATGGTCGCTTCGTTCCTTGGTGTTACCCGTGAAACGCTCAGCCGGGTCAGACAGCAGTACGCAAAATCTTAA
- a CDS encoding aldehyde dehydrogenase family protein yields MKNIDRIYINGKFISPRGTEKADIISPVDGSTIAQLTYANESDTDDAIAAASEALKHYAQSTIKERSTYLQNIHDQIMKRMDDLIEATIIEYGATKERAKWSNMLAATTFSSHISILEQYPFEKKVNESKIVMEPVGVAALFTPWNSSSGSIAVKLAPALAAGCTVIIKPSEFSPWQAQIIMECIDAAGLPAGVVNMVNGRGDVISKALMASPAVTKIAFTGSTQVGKIIAQQSIATMKRTTLELSGKSANIILEDADISTAIPLALQAGFMNNGQACIAGSRLLIPEAKTEEVKAALIKAAAHFKVGRPYNDDVNVGPVASQKQYDRIQQYINIGIEEGAEVIWGGPGRPEGLNDGYYVKPTIFMGVNNNMRIAREEIFGPVLSIIPYRDEEEAIAIANDTDYGLMAYISSKDGSRAEKLAAKLKAGRVLINTLKHDPLAPFGGFKHSGIGRENGTLGLEGFLEVKVLIA; encoded by the coding sequence ATGAAAAACATAGATCGTATTTACATCAACGGAAAGTTTATAAGCCCAAGGGGAACAGAGAAAGCAGACATCATCAGCCCGGTGGACGGCTCAACCATAGCACAGCTCACCTATGCAAATGAAAGTGATACAGATGATGCTATTGCCGCCGCCAGTGAAGCGTTGAAACACTATGCACAAAGCACAATAAAAGAACGAAGCACTTATCTTCAAAACATCCATGACCAGATCATGAAGAGAATGGATGATCTCATTGAGGCTACCATTATAGAATATGGCGCTACAAAAGAGCGGGCTAAGTGGTCAAACATGCTTGCAGCCACTACTTTCTCAAGCCATATATCCATCCTGGAGCAATATCCATTTGAGAAGAAGGTCAATGAATCGAAGATTGTGATGGAGCCCGTGGGAGTTGCTGCCCTGTTTACGCCCTGGAATTCCAGTTCAGGATCCATTGCCGTGAAGCTTGCGCCAGCGCTGGCTGCAGGTTGTACTGTGATTATCAAACCGAGTGAGTTTAGTCCCTGGCAGGCACAGATCATCATGGAATGCATTGACGCAGCAGGTTTACCGGCAGGTGTGGTGAATATGGTCAATGGACGGGGAGACGTTATCAGCAAGGCGTTAATGGCAAGTCCGGCGGTTACGAAGATCGCTTTTACAGGTTCTACACAGGTGGGAAAAATAATCGCACAGCAATCAATTGCCACTATGAAAAGAACGACGCTGGAATTAAGCGGTAAATCTGCTAACATTATTTTAGAGGATGCGGATATTTCCACAGCCATTCCCTTAGCCTTACAGGCGGGCTTTATGAACAACGGACAGGCATGTATTGCCGGTTCACGTCTATTGATACCTGAAGCTAAAACGGAAGAAGTGAAAGCTGCATTGATAAAAGCAGCAGCGCATTTTAAGGTAGGGAGACCATATAATGATGACGTTAATGTCGGACCGGTTGCCAGCCAGAAACAATATGACCGTATACAACAATATATCAACATCGGCATAGAAGAAGGCGCCGAAGTTATATGGGGTGGGCCAGGGCGTCCTGAAGGCCTCAATGATGGTTATTACGTGAAGCCTACAATTTTCATGGGCGTCAACAATAACATGCGTATTGCCAGAGAAGAGATATTCGGCCCGGTGCTGAGTATTATTCCTTATCGTGATGAAGAAGAGGCTATTGCTATTGCCAACGATACCGATTATGGATTAATGGCCTATATCAGTTCCAAAGATGGCAGTCGTGCAGAAAAGCTGGCAGCTAAGCTCAAAGCAGGCAGGGTACTGATCAACACATTGAAGCATGATCCCCTAGCTCCATTCGGCGGATTCAAACATTCAGGTATTGGACGGGAAAACGGTACGCTTGGGTTGGAAGGGTTCCTGGAAGTGAAGGTGCTGATTGCTTAG
- a CDS encoding class I SAM-dependent methyltransferase, producing the protein MDIINNYAPRCLAGLLSYAYKYTLITMELLTENALIWSPVVANNRMNRKRIASGVNSYEKELHFHPGMYLNKRLEEQGHVKWLDLCCGEGNALLQYAGEIAVKNLQTQVTLKGIDLVDQFQSIPPAINCLQFKTGSLVDWEETDQYDLITCVHGLHYVGDKLKALMKALQAISDNGILMANLDLNNIKIEGDQKETYLKKLFKENGIRYNARRKLVTCEGPRDIHINLTYIGADDKAGPNYTGQAVVDSYYSIRV; encoded by the coding sequence ATGGATATAATTAACAACTATGCCCCACGCTGTTTGGCAGGGTTGCTATCATATGCTTATAAATACACCTTAATAACAATGGAACTTTTAACGGAAAATGCGTTAATCTGGTCGCCTGTCGTTGCCAATAACCGGATGAACCGGAAGCGAATAGCAAGTGGGGTAAACAGCTATGAAAAGGAGTTGCACTTCCATCCGGGAATGTATTTGAATAAGCGCCTTGAGGAACAAGGGCATGTTAAATGGCTGGATCTATGTTGCGGGGAGGGCAACGCGTTGCTCCAGTACGCCGGCGAAATAGCTGTCAAAAACCTGCAGACGCAGGTTACTTTAAAGGGTATTGATCTAGTGGATCAGTTTCAGTCAATCCCGCCGGCTATTAATTGCCTGCAATTCAAAACCGGTTCTCTCGTTGATTGGGAAGAAACTGATCAATACGATCTGATCACCTGTGTTCATGGGCTTCATTATGTGGGAGATAAACTTAAAGCATTAATGAAAGCACTGCAGGCAATCAGTGACAATGGAATATTGATGGCCAATCTGGATTTGAATAATATTAAAATTGAAGGAGATCAAAAAGAGACTTATCTAAAGAAACTGTTCAAGGAAAATGGGATCAGGTATAATGCCCGACGGAAACTTGTTACATGTGAAGGTCCCAGGGATATCCATATCAATCTCACTTATATTGGTGCGGATGATAAGGCGGGACCTAATTATACCGGGCAGGCTGTTGTAGATTCCTACTATTCCATCCGGGTTTAA
- the rhuM gene encoding virulence protein RhuM/Fic/DOC family protein, with product MNDNQIFIYQTADGQTFVDVTMENDTLWLSQRRMAELFDKDSDTIGLHIKNIYADGELDEKSTTEEYSVVQQEGKRQVKRKVIHYNLDVILSVGYRVSSKRGTQFRIWANKVLKDHIVQGYSINENRLKEQGQQFNALKQTVRLLGNVLENNPLTNDEATGLLKVITDYTYALDILDKYDHRTLTIEATHQEQAFIATYDEAMKAIRGLRDKFGGSSLFGNEKDESFQSSIATIYQSFGGHDLYPSIEEKAAHLLYFVVKNHSFSDGNKRIAAFLFVWFLAKNRILYHEDGTKRIADNALVALTLMIAESKPDEKDIIAQVVVSLINGYN from the coding sequence ATGAATGACAATCAGATTTTTATTTATCAAACGGCAGATGGGCAGACATTTGTTGATGTTACGATGGAAAACGACACCTTATGGCTTTCACAACGTCGTATGGCTGAGCTTTTTGACAAAGACTCCGATACAATAGGGCTTCATATTAAAAATATTTACGCTGATGGCGAATTAGATGAAAAGTCAACTACCGAGGAATACTCGGTAGTTCAGCAAGAAGGCAAACGACAGGTTAAAAGGAAAGTAATTCACTACAATCTGGATGTTATTTTGTCGGTAGGATATCGGGTAAGTTCAAAAAGAGGTACACAATTCCGCATATGGGCTAATAAAGTGTTGAAAGATCACATTGTTCAGGGCTATTCCATCAATGAGAATCGCCTGAAGGAGCAGGGCCAGCAGTTTAATGCGTTGAAACAGACAGTCCGCTTATTGGGAAACGTATTGGAAAATAACCCTTTGACTAACGATGAAGCCACTGGTTTATTAAAAGTGATCACGGACTATACCTATGCATTGGATATCCTGGATAAATATGATCACCGTACATTGACAATAGAGGCTACGCACCAGGAGCAGGCATTTATTGCCACATACGATGAGGCGATGAAAGCTATTCGGGGCCTGAGGGACAAATTTGGAGGCAGTAGCTTATTCGGTAACGAAAAAGATGAATCATTTCAGAGTTCCATTGCTACCATCTATCAGTCCTTTGGCGGTCATGATCTTTATCCCAGCATCGAAGAAAAGGCTGCGCATTTGCTATACTTCGTCGTAAAAAACCATTCCTTCTCTGATGGTAATAAAAGGATTGCGGCATTTCTGTTTGTCTGGTTCCTGGCGAAAAACCGTATTCTTTATCACGAAGATGGGACGAAACGTATTGCTGATAATGCCCTGGTAGCGCTCACATTGATGATTGCGGAGAGCAAACCGGATGAAAAGGACATTATAGCCCAGGTGGTGGTAAGTCTTATCAATGGATATAATTAA
- a CDS encoding glycoside hydrolase family 2 TIM barrel-domain containing protein, with protein sequence MIRYLLLTGLIFCLFPFIASAQQSQRLTQHWEFLREDLGNVWEAVRPVADGSPESVPLWEKVILPHCFNAKDAVDPNLNYYQGPGWYRTTLEIKNPYTQGRTLLHFEGAGQKTDVYIYTTLVAHHTGGYDEWTVDLTDAIQQFLQSADAKRYKGKVPLEIRCSNARDVEMIPSSMSDFNVYGGLYRYINLVYSPALSIEQIHVRPQVDARGNTGVVQLRAVFRNPLHTEHASLDIDILDPQKKVVQHYTQQVSLKDSTVTMPAITIRKPLQWSPGQPQLYTVQARLKSATGEAIWSGRFGFRHFEFVTHGPFMLNGQRLLLQGSHRHEDGAGVAAALTEDLIRREMKMIKDMGANFIRLGHYQQSSLVLDLCDSLGILVWEEIPWCRGGLGGDVYKEQARRMLTNMIAQHGNHPAVILWGLGNENDWPGDFPEFDKQKIRAFMSELNTLAHQLDSSRKTTIRRCDFCKDIVDVYSPSIWAGWYRGRYTEYKDETLKAIADVPHFFHAEWGADSHQGRHAEYPEAALKKVATGKGTDERTGDFALTGGSARASKDGDWSETYACNLIDWHLKEQETIPQLTGSAYWIFKDFSTPLRPDNPVPYVNQKGVVARDLTPKESYYVFQSYWTAQPMAHIYGHNWPLRWGKDGEEKMIWVYSNCPEAELFVNGKSHGVKKRNSQDFPAAGLRWQLPLHKGDYQLKVVARKGKESVTDEVFFTYQTDQWTKPARLMMAKSISGDTAVIKVKLLDAQGIPCLDAADYINFSIAGGGTLIDDQGTAGGSRKVQLANGQAQISVHLNKGRSMVGAAVKGIPEAFIAL encoded by the coding sequence ATGATCCGTTACCTGCTCTTAACAGGACTTATCTTTTGTCTGTTTCCATTTATTGCGTCGGCACAGCAAAGCCAACGCCTTACACAGCACTGGGAATTTTTAAGGGAAGACCTTGGCAACGTCTGGGAAGCCGTACGCCCGGTGGCAGATGGTAGCCCCGAATCCGTTCCGCTGTGGGAAAAAGTCATCTTGCCTCACTGCTTTAATGCAAAAGATGCCGTAGACCCGAACCTGAACTACTACCAGGGGCCCGGCTGGTACAGAACTACATTGGAGATCAAAAACCCTTATACACAAGGCCGTACGCTGCTGCATTTCGAAGGCGCCGGACAAAAGACGGACGTCTATATTTATACCACGCTCGTGGCTCATCATACCGGTGGCTATGACGAATGGACGGTAGACCTGACCGATGCCATACAGCAGTTCCTGCAGAGCGCGGACGCTAAACGGTATAAAGGCAAAGTGCCGCTGGAAATTCGTTGCAGTAATGCCCGTGACGTGGAAATGATCCCTTCCTCGATGTCTGACTTCAATGTGTATGGAGGCCTGTACCGATATATTAACCTGGTATACAGCCCCGCTTTGTCAATTGAACAAATACATGTCCGGCCACAGGTAGATGCCCGGGGGAACACAGGTGTAGTACAATTACGCGCAGTATTCCGTAATCCGCTGCACACAGAACATGCGTCACTGGACATTGATATACTTGATCCGCAGAAAAAAGTAGTACAACACTATACACAACAGGTTTCCCTGAAAGACAGCACAGTGACTATGCCGGCCATTACTATCAGGAAACCTCTACAATGGTCTCCTGGCCAGCCGCAACTATATACCGTTCAGGCCCGTCTTAAAAGTGCTACTGGTGAAGCTATTTGGAGCGGACGTTTTGGTTTCCGGCATTTTGAATTTGTCACGCATGGACCTTTTATGCTTAACGGGCAACGCCTGTTATTGCAAGGCTCCCACCGGCATGAAGATGGTGCAGGTGTTGCTGCAGCGCTGACGGAAGATCTCATTCGCCGCGAAATGAAAATGATAAAGGATATGGGCGCCAACTTTATACGGCTGGGACATTATCAACAGTCGTCACTGGTGCTGGATCTATGCGATAGCCTGGGAATTTTGGTATGGGAAGAAATTCCCTGGTGCCGTGGCGGACTGGGAGGTGATGTATACAAAGAACAGGCTCGCCGTATGCTGACCAACATGATCGCGCAGCATGGTAATCATCCTGCTGTGATCTTGTGGGGACTAGGCAATGAAAATGACTGGCCCGGCGATTTCCCTGAGTTTGACAAACAAAAGATCCGCGCTTTCATGAGTGAACTGAATACGCTGGCACACCAGCTGGACAGTTCTCGTAAAACGACCATCCGCCGCTGTGATTTTTGTAAGGATATTGTAGACGTCTATTCTCCTTCCATCTGGGCAGGCTGGTACCGTGGCCGCTATACGGAATACAAAGATGAAACTTTAAAGGCTATTGCCGATGTGCCGCACTTCTTTCATGCGGAATGGGGCGCTGACAGCCATCAGGGCCGCCACGCTGAATACCCTGAAGCTGCTCTGAAGAAAGTAGCCACTGGCAAAGGTACCGATGAACGTACCGGCGACTTTGCCCTTACCGGTGGTAGCGCCCGTGCATCCAAAGATGGAGACTGGTCAGAAACCTATGCATGCAATCTAATAGACTGGCACCTCAAAGAACAGGAAACTATACCACAACTCACCGGAAGCGCTTACTGGATCTTTAAGGACTTCTCTACGCCTTTACGTCCTGACAATCCCGTCCCATACGTAAACCAGAAAGGTGTAGTAGCCCGCGATCTTACCCCAAAAGAATCTTACTATGTGTTTCAATCCTATTGGACCGCACAACCCATGGCCCATATTTATGGACATAACTGGCCACTGCGCTGGGGAAAGGATGGAGAAGAAAAAATGATATGGGTGTACTCCAACTGCCCTGAAGCAGAGCTGTTTGTCAATGGCAAAAGTCATGGTGTTAAAAAGCGTAACAGCCAGGACTTCCCGGCTGCGGGACTTCGCTGGCAATTGCCTTTGCATAAAGGCGATTACCAGCTGAAAGTAGTGGCCCGTAAAGGCAAGGAGTCCGTGACGGATGAAGTCTTTTTTACCTATCAGACGGACCAATGGACGAAACCTGCCCGGCTGATGATGGCGAAATCCATTAGTGGCGACACAGCAGTAATAAAGGTCAAACTGTTAGACGCACAGGGCATTCCCTGTCTTGATGCGGCAGATTATATCAATTTTTCCATTGCCGGAGGTGGCACATTGATAGATGATCAGGGAACTGCAGGCGGCTCGCGTAAAGTACAACTCGCCAATGGACAGGCACAGATCAGTGTGCACCTAAACAAAGGAAGGAGTATGGTAGGAGCCGCCGTAAAAGGGATACCAGAAGCGTTTATTGCTTTGTAA
- a CDS encoding alpha-L-fucosidase, translating to MRNIFLSIVIIILSCRLQAQTLAASADKGDEQGLLLQKGAERDQAAIDEALNGWWKHSMENHEARIAWWREAKFGCFIHWGVYSVAGGEWEGKKVDGYAEHLMRKERIPREVYKERLLKTFNPEQFDADAWVRMIKAAGMRYLVITSKHHDGVAMYPSAVSDLNISASPFKRDPMQELSAACKKYGIRFGFYYSHAFDWEHPDAPGNDWDYDNPAGDKRLYGGLNWFDVHPEKLPKAVKYVNEKAIPQIVELIRKYHPDILWFDTPSKLPLSENIRILKAIREVDNNVVVNGRLARSAGISFGDYINTSDRPAEFYPVTGDWEAIPTTNESYGYSKFDNSHKPAGFFVRLQAKAAARGGNLLMNIGPMGNGLIDPRDTVILHSIGAWMQTNGESIYGTSASPLPLQPWGESTRKGNRLYLHVFDWPERGLLYVGGLKSNIRKAWLLADRQQKALMVKRVNDRDITIVLPAKASDSMNSVIVLDMEDVKTDSIRVLDSNSLPNVLRAFDGTLHGGGFLYGDGKAPKYYVYNWTKPDQYVSWTFRLTAPARFRTNIKYAADSTTGENKFIVTVNGKTLIGKTQAVSSADKIMTQSLGDLSLPAGVHTLSIRPGEITGKELMKLFEITLVP from the coding sequence ATGAGGAACATATTTTTAAGTATAGTCATTATCATCCTGTCATGCAGGCTCCAGGCACAAACGCTGGCTGCTTCTGCTGATAAAGGTGATGAACAGGGCCTCCTGTTGCAGAAAGGCGCTGAACGTGATCAGGCGGCTATTGATGAAGCCCTGAATGGCTGGTGGAAACACAGTATGGAAAATCATGAAGCCCGTATTGCGTGGTGGCGGGAAGCCAAGTTTGGTTGCTTCATTCACTGGGGAGTATACTCTGTTGCAGGTGGAGAATGGGAAGGTAAAAAAGTGGACGGTTATGCAGAACATCTCATGCGTAAGGAAAGGATCCCCCGGGAAGTGTATAAGGAGAGACTACTGAAGACATTCAATCCTGAACAATTCGATGCGGATGCCTGGGTAAGAATGATAAAAGCAGCCGGCATGCGCTACCTGGTCATTACTTCCAAACATCACGACGGAGTGGCCATGTATCCTTCTGCGGTAAGCGATCTCAATATCAGTGCGTCCCCTTTTAAACGGGACCCTATGCAGGAGTTATCTGCCGCCTGTAAAAAGTATGGCATCCGCTTCGGATTTTACTATTCCCATGCTTTTGACTGGGAACATCCGGATGCACCAGGCAATGACTGGGACTACGATAATCCTGCCGGAGATAAACGCCTGTATGGTGGCCTGAATTGGTTCGATGTTCATCCGGAAAAACTGCCTAAGGCCGTGAAGTATGTGAACGAAAAAGCCATACCCCAGATAGTGGAATTGATCCGCAAATACCATCCGGATATACTATGGTTTGATACTCCCAGCAAATTACCTTTGAGTGAGAATATCCGCATCTTGAAAGCCATCCGTGAAGTAGATAACAATGTGGTTGTAAATGGCCGCCTGGCCCGTTCTGCCGGTATTTCCTTCGGTGATTATATCAACACATCGGATCGCCCTGCAGAATTTTATCCCGTTACCGGCGACTGGGAGGCCATTCCCACAACGAATGAATCCTATGGCTATTCCAAATTTGATAATAGCCATAAACCGGCCGGGTTCTTTGTACGATTGCAGGCTAAAGCTGCCGCCAGGGGAGGGAACCTGCTGATGAATATAGGGCCCATGGGCAATGGTTTGATAGATCCGCGCGATACCGTTATACTGCATAGTATTGGGGCCTGGATGCAAACGAACGGAGAAAGCATCTATGGTACTAGTGCGTCTCCGTTGCCTTTACAGCCCTGGGGCGAAAGCACACGCAAAGGTAATCGCCTGTACCTGCATGTATTCGACTGGCCGGAAAGAGGCCTTTTGTATGTCGGCGGATTAAAGAGCAATATCCGCAAAGCCTGGTTATTGGCAGACCGGCAGCAAAAGGCATTGATGGTAAAACGGGTGAACGACCGGGATATCACAATTGTCCTGCCGGCTAAAGCAAGCGATTCGATGAATAGTGTAATAGTACTGGACATGGAAGATGTAAAGACCGATAGTATCCGTGTACTGGACAGCAATTCGCTCCCCAATGTACTGCGGGCTTTCGATGGCACACTGCATGGCGGTGGATTTCTGTATGGAGATGGCAAAGCCCCGAAATATTATGTGTATAATTGGACAAAGCCAGATCAGTATGTCAGCTGGACGTTCCGGCTCACGGCTCCTGCGCGGTTCCGCACGAATATTAAATACGCAGCAGATTCCACTACCGGTGAAAATAAATTCATAGTAACAGTAAATGGGAAAACGCTCATTGGGAAGACCCAGGCAGTATCTTCTGCAGATAAGATCATGACGCAGTCTTTAGGCGATCTGTCTTTACCCGCCGGTGTTCATACCTTAAGCATACGTCCCGGGGAAATTACAGGTAAGGAATTGATGAAATTATTTGAGATCACTTTAGTGCCTTAA
- a CDS encoding glycoside hydrolase family 36 protein, whose protein sequence is MIRKPFLTSLLIGLLAGADLYATSADQFQQALKNSKGIVILANGAMAPATVQLSRTWEGDFCTTRIVNTSSTPVRIREVILAQAGKILAANTPFYAEGFQMLTQTSGTLAKPQVLGNYTDEGHYKIPQPAGYLAVYNLLRLYPAGEPELLAGFTSCRRFAGKFYLNADTIKVVMDLENLTLDPGAAFQLEEWTLLKGRDGNDLLEKFATRINHHHPRLGFKEPPTGWCSWYCFGPRVTAQNIYDNLDYIKANIPSLRYIQIDDGYQPHMGDWLSTGQSFGGNIQPVLNSIKSKGFEPAIWVAPFICDSNSTIYKEHPDWLVKDAGGKPLRSDLVTFGGWRLKPWYVLDGTHPAVQKHLEALFRTMRDQWGCTYFKLDANFWGAIHGGYFYDRQATRVEAYRRGMEAILKGTGDAFILGCNHPLWPSLGLIHGSRSSMDIKRQWSVFERSGRENLYRAWQNGRLWWNDPDCLLLTGKMPDNEFRFHAALIYGTGGMLLSGDDLTTISPKRLNILRKTVPPAAHAAAFENTKFEIGRLSAPNGKCLVLLNWDSTAKSISVQLDRPCEIVDHWTGKSLGKFSGKYTAMLGAHDGSVVEIKE, encoded by the coding sequence ATGATCAGGAAACCTTTTCTAACTTCTTTATTAATTGGCCTCCTGGCAGGAGCAGACCTGTATGCCACTTCGGCCGATCAATTCCAGCAGGCCCTGAAGAACAGTAAAGGCATTGTTATTTTGGCCAATGGAGCAATGGCGCCTGCTACTGTGCAGCTCTCCCGTACCTGGGAAGGTGATTTTTGCACCACGCGGATTGTAAACACCAGTAGTACGCCAGTACGCATCCGGGAAGTAATACTCGCACAGGCCGGTAAAATACTGGCGGCCAATACGCCATTTTATGCGGAGGGGTTCCAGATGCTGACGCAGACGAGCGGTACGCTTGCAAAGCCCCAGGTACTGGGCAACTATACTGATGAAGGTCACTACAAAATACCGCAGCCTGCAGGCTACCTCGCGGTGTACAACCTGTTACGTCTATATCCTGCCGGAGAACCGGAACTATTGGCCGGGTTCACCAGTTGCAGGCGCTTTGCAGGTAAGTTCTATCTCAATGCAGATACCATCAAGGTAGTAATGGACCTGGAAAACCTGACCCTGGATCCGGGGGCAGCCTTTCAACTCGAAGAATGGACCTTGCTGAAGGGTAGGGACGGGAATGACCTGCTGGAGAAATTTGCCACGCGTATCAATCATCACCATCCGCGCCTGGGCTTTAAAGAGCCGCCTACAGGCTGGTGCAGCTGGTATTGTTTCGGACCGCGGGTAACGGCGCAGAATATCTATGATAACCTGGACTATATCAAAGCAAACATACCCTCCCTGCGATACATACAGATAGATGACGGTTACCAGCCGCATATGGGCGACTGGTTATCAACTGGTCAGTCATTCGGTGGTAATATTCAGCCGGTGTTGAACAGCATAAAGAGCAAAGGCTTCGAGCCTGCCATATGGGTGGCGCCTTTTATCTGCGACAGCAATTCAACCATCTACAAAGAGCACCCCGACTGGCTGGTAAAAGATGCCGGCGGCAAACCATTGCGTAGTGACCTGGTGACATTCGGCGGCTGGCGGCTTAAGCCCTGGTATGTGTTGGATGGCACCCATCCTGCCGTGCAAAAGCACCTCGAAGCTTTGTTCCGCACCATGCGTGATCAATGGGGATGTACCTACTTTAAACTGGATGCCAATTTCTGGGGCGCTATACACGGTGGTTATTTCTACGACAGGCAGGCTACCCGTGTGGAAGCCTATCGCCGGGGTATGGAAGCTATATTGAAGGGAACGGGAGACGCCTTCATACTGGGCTGTAATCACCCCTTATGGCCTTCGCTAGGCCTAATACACGGCTCCCGCAGCTCCATGGATATCAAACGTCAATGGTCGGTTTTTGAACGCTCAGGAAGGGAAAATCTGTACCGTGCCTGGCAGAATGGACGGCTGTGGTGGAATGATCCCGACTGCCTGCTGCTGACTGGTAAAATGCCGGATAATGAGTTCCGCTTCCACGCTGCACTGATATATGGTACCGGAGGTATGTTACTGAGTGGGGACGATCTGACCACTATTTCACCCAAACGCCTGAATATATTGCGGAAAACGGTGCCGCCGGCTGCACATGCTGCTGCCTTTGAAAACACGAAGTTTGAAATAGGCAGGTTGTCTGCCCCCAATGGTAAGTGCCTCGTCTTGCTGAACTGGGATAGTACTGCGAAATCGATCTCCGTTCAACTGGACCGGCCCTGCGAAATTGTTGATCATTGGACAGGCAAAAGCCTGGGGAAGTTCTCAGGTAAGTACACGGCGATGCTCGGGGCGCATGACGGAAGCGTAGTAGAAATAAAAGAATAG